One segment of Chionomys nivalis chromosome 1, mChiNiv1.1, whole genome shotgun sequence DNA contains the following:
- the Fam3c gene encoding protein FAM3C codes for MRIAGAAKLVVAVAVFLLTFYVISQVFEIKMDTSLGNLFARSVLDPATRPTKPPRYKCGISKACPEKHFAFKMASGAANVVGPKICLEDNVLMSGVKNNVGRGINVALVNGKTGEVLDTKYFDMWGGDVAPFIEFLKNIQDGTIVLMATYDDGATKLTDEARRLIGELGSTSITSLGFRDNWVFCGGKGIKTKSPFEQHIKNNKDTNKYEGWPEVVEMEGCIPQKQD; via the exons ATGAGGATAGCAG GAGCTGCAAAGTTGGTGGTGGCTGTTGCAGTATTTCTAttgacattttatgttatttctcaagtatttgaaattaaaatggaTACAAGCTTAGGAAATCTATTTG CTCGATCTGTGCTGGACCCAGCCACTCGCC CTACAAAGCCTCCCAGGTACAAATGTGGAATCTCAAAAGCATGCCCTGAGAagcattttgcttttaaaatggcCAGCGGAGCAGCCAACGTCGTGGGGCCCAAGATCTGCCTGGAAGACAATGT TCTGATGAGCGGTGTCAAAAACAACGTTGGAAGAGGAATAAATGTTGCCTTAGTAAATG GGAAGACAGGGGAGGTACTAGACACCAAATATTTTGACATGTGGGGTGGAG atgtggCACCATTCATCGAGTTTCTGAAGAACATTCAAGATGGAACAATAGTGTTAATGGCAACATACGACGATGGAGCAACCAA ACTCACCGATGAGGCGCGGCGGCTCATTGGTGAGCTGGGGAGTACGTCCATCACGAGTCTTGGCTTCCGAGATAACTGGGTCTTCTGTGGTGGGAAGGGGATTAAGACCAAAAGCCCCTTTGAACAG CACATAAAGAACAATAAGGATACAAACAAGTACGAAGGATGGCCCGAGGTGGTGGAGATGGAAGGATGCATCCCCCAGAAGCAAGACTGA